From Caminibacter mediatlanticus TB-2, the proteins below share one genomic window:
- a CDS encoding Crp/Fnr family transcriptional regulator: MDFREIFLFKEINDELLEKIKSFSIIKNLKKDEIVFYEKESPNYLHLLVKGNVRVYKVDKNGNELIIHKFKAVSLIAERANLENIPYPANCAMDSDGVIIKIEWNKFKEVLHNSNMCFEIMNSLLKKMRYLDDLIHTNLILDTKTKIAKFIYEYPELFESLKQHNIAGLLNIKPETLSRKLKFFKEEGIIENQGSKLKIKDKEKIKEYFNF; this comes from the coding sequence ATGGATTTTAGAGAGATTTTTCTTTTTAAAGAAATTAATGATGAATTATTAGAGAAAATAAAATCGTTTTCAATTATAAAAAATCTAAAAAAAGATGAAATTGTTTTTTATGAAAAAGAGTCTCCAAATTATTTGCATCTTTTAGTAAAAGGCAATGTAAGAGTATATAAAGTTGACAAAAATGGTAATGAATTGATAATACATAAATTTAAAGCTGTAAGTTTAATTGCTGAGAGAGCTAATTTAGAAAATATACCATATCCTGCAAATTGTGCAATGGATAGTGATGGGGTAATAATAAAAATTGAATGGAATAAGTTTAAAGAAGTACTTCATAATTCTAATATGTGTTTTGAGATTATGAATTCATTACTTAAAAAAATGAGATATCTTGATGATTTAATTCATACAAATTTAATTCTTGATACAAAAACAAAAATTGCAAAATTTATTTATGAATATCCTGAACTTTTTGAAAGTTTAAAACAGCATAATATTGCTGGTTTATTAAACATTAAACCAGAAACATTAAGTAGAAAGTTAAAATTTTTTAAAGAAGAAGGAATTATTGAAAATCAAGGTAGTAAACTTAAAATAAAAGATAAAGAAAAAATTAAAGAATATTTCAATTTTTAA
- a CDS encoding hemerythrin family protein has product MQIKMVAFEPMNEIHINEVKILEDLLKSIDKNENLKEKFEIFFEDVKNHFAFEEEQMKKYNFFAFLPHKMEHDKIVNQLNEVSKHLDDTLYLKKYFNETFIPWLINHIETIDTVTAGFLNMVTKQ; this is encoded by the coding sequence ATGCAAATTAAAATGGTAGCATTTGAGCCTATGAATGAAATACACATAAATGAAGTAAAAATTCTTGAAGATTTATTAAAATCAATAGATAAAAATGAAAATTTAAAAGAGAAATTTGAAATTTTTTTTGAAGATGTAAAAAATCATTTTGCTTTTGAAGAAGAACAAATGAAAAAATATAACTTTTTTGCATTTTTACCACATAAAATGGAACACGATAAAATTGTTAATCAATTAAATGAAGTTAGTAAACACTTAGATGATACTTTATATTTAAAAAAATATTTTAATGAGACATTTATCCCTTGGCTTATAAATCATATAGAAACAATTGATACTGTAACAGCTGGATTTTTAAATATGGTGACAAAACAATAA
- a CDS encoding peptidoglycan-binding protein, translating to MNKKILFSSVIATLLFMSGCADKTTNMDITKKYNECNTQLKECQTNLQNKNDEIAKLQNELNLEKQKVASTKNELNQCKAEVLRLPRTGLTLLPPQAKPGECFARVVIPPKYEYQKVKVLVDEGGERVVTIPPKYRWVTKKVLVREAGEKLITIPPVYKTVTEKVLVSPETEKEVVVKPAKYKWVTEKVMVEPAHTVWKRGASLYEGKNNQILDKKFNPETGEIMCLVEVPAKYKYIKKRIMVEPPVVKKVKVPAVYKTITKRVLVKPAQTKVVKIPAVYKTIKVRELVEPAKVVREPIPPKYAYITKRVKVRDIEYKWMPIICKTNLTPGLVKKLQTKLKKLGYYKGPIDSIYGPKTQKAVNEYQKDKGLAQGALTIETAKSLNIIK from the coding sequence ATGAATAAAAAAATTCTATTTTCAAGCGTAATTGCTACACTATTATTCATGAGTGGTTGTGCAGACAAAACAACAAACATGGACATAACAAAAAAATATAATGAATGTAACACTCAACTTAAAGAGTGTCAAACAAATTTACAAAACAAAAATGATGAAATTGCAAAACTTCAAAATGAACTTAATTTAGAAAAACAAAAAGTTGCTTCAACAAAAAATGAACTAAATCAATGTAAAGCAGAAGTATTAAGACTACCAAGAACTGGTCTTACACTATTACCTCCACAAGCAAAACCTGGTGAATGTTTTGCAAGAGTGGTAATTCCACCAAAATATGAATATCAAAAAGTAAAAGTTTTAGTTGATGAGGGTGGTGAAAGAGTAGTTACTATACCTCCAAAATATAGATGGGTAACTAAAAAAGTATTAGTTAGAGAAGCAGGTGAAAAACTAATAACAATACCTCCAGTTTATAAGACAGTAACTGAAAAAGTTTTAGTATCTCCTGAAACAGAAAAAGAGGTTGTAGTAAAACCTGCTAAATATAAATGGGTTACTGAAAAAGTAATGGTTGAACCAGCTCATACAGTATGGAAAAGAGGAGCAAGTCTATATGAAGGTAAAAACAATCAAATTTTAGATAAAAAATTCAATCCAGAAACTGGTGAAATTATGTGTTTAGTTGAAGTTCCAGCAAAATATAAATATATTAAAAAAAGAATTATGGTAGAACCACCTGTTGTAAAAAAAGTAAAAGTACCTGCTGTATATAAAACAATTACAAAAAGAGTACTTGTAAAACCTGCTCAAACAAAAGTAGTTAAAATACCAGCTGTTTATAAAACTATAAAAGTAAGAGAACTTGTTGAACCAGCAAAAGTTGTAAGAGAACCAATACCACCTAAATATGCTTATATAACTAAAAGAGTAAAAGTAAGAGATATAGAATATAAATGGATGCCAATTATTTGTAAAACAAATTTAACTCCAGGTTTAGTAAAAAAATTACAAACTAAACTTAAAAAACTTGGATATTACAAAGGTCCAATTGATAGTATTTATGGTCCAAAAACTCAAAAAGCAGTTAACGAATATCAAAAAGATAAAGGTTTAGCACAAGGTGCTTTAACAATAGAAACTGCTAAATCATTAAACATTATTAAATAA
- a CDS encoding transglutaminaseTgpA domain-containing protein encodes MKYLKNLLYIDLALFISLLPVFFVLPTFIQIFIIVGVVLIILNKPFMKFVAILGIVSLVLSFYKAIYDIGVFKTYIMFLISFLSYGVILQRLKREINFWLIISPLLFLLLSLVIYQNIYMLFFTILEIFIFIFVVINYSIKNSIISFKESIKIFFISIPIVVLLFIFFPRFFMLKSNFGFKSNYVLSGFSGEMKVSDKNVINSDQIVLETKFDKNPTSLYFRGSVLYKNLGNVWIEVDNVVRDKLEKCIKKISYRIKEFPTNQKYVFALDIPITHIPNSYITTYFTIKTFKNIKKSINAKITSCEEYILKNNLVPLVALEYNKKYNLKTQQLIKNIRKIKDDEKRLKAIEELFISQKIIYTLTPPKMDTLNIVDSLFEKKRGYCVHFASAFATLSRMVGIPSRVVTGFLGKKENMYKNFLVIRAKDSHAWVEVYLKNKGWIRIDPTIFAYKEIKTTNKKDIKKENIVENKVKPLSKEMLYLMYIRFTIEEWVLNYNFFKQQRLLKYLQNKEFLLKAISIFLVFVFLVILVVYLTNKKKIDIEDKLIEKLLRVLEKDKKRGHQTIYAYLKSFNDNKLDKINIIYNKLKFYKKSQKDIKTLIRLINEYLKSK; translated from the coding sequence ATGAAATACTTAAAAAACTTGCTCTATATTGACTTAGCCCTTTTTATCTCTTTATTGCCTGTTTTTTTTGTATTGCCAACTTTTATACAAATTTTTATTATTGTAGGAGTGGTATTAATTATTTTAAATAAACCTTTTATGAAATTTGTTGCTATTTTAGGAATAGTTTCGTTAGTTTTATCTTTTTATAAAGCTATATATGATATAGGTGTGTTTAAAACTTATATTATGTTTTTAATTTCTTTTTTATCCTATGGTGTTATTTTACAACGTTTAAAAAGAGAAATTAATTTTTGGCTTATAATATCTCCTTTGTTGTTTTTACTTTTATCTCTTGTAATCTATCAAAATATCTATATGCTTTTTTTTACTATTTTAGAAATATTTATTTTTATTTTTGTAGTGATTAACTATTCTATTAAAAATTCTATTATCTCTTTTAAAGAGAGTATAAAGATATTTTTTATTTCTATTCCTATTGTGGTATTACTTTTTATATTTTTTCCAAGATTTTTTATGTTAAAGTCAAATTTTGGATTTAAAAGTAATTATGTTTTAAGTGGATTTAGTGGTGAAATGAAAGTTAGTGATAAAAATGTAATTAATTCAGACCAAATAGTTTTAGAAACAAAGTTTGATAAAAATCCTACTTCTTTATATTTTAGGGGAAGTGTTTTATATAAAAATTTAGGTAATGTATGGATTGAAGTAGATAATGTGGTAAGAGATAAATTAGAAAAATGTATAAAAAAAATATCATATAGAATAAAAGAGTTTCCTACAAATCAAAAATATGTATTTGCATTAGATATTCCAATTACTCATATTCCTAATTCTTATATAACAACTTATTTTACTATAAAAACATTTAAAAATATTAAAAAAAGTATTAATGCAAAAATTACTTCTTGTGAAGAATATATCTTAAAAAATAATTTAGTCCCTTTAGTTGCATTAGAATATAATAAAAAATATAATTTAAAAACTCAACAATTAATTAAAAATATTAGAAAAATAAAAGATGATGAAAAAAGACTTAAAGCTATTGAAGAATTATTTATATCTCAAAAAATAATTTATACCTTAACTCCTCCTAAAATGGATACTTTAAATATTGTAGATTCATTATTTGAAAAAAAGAGAGGTTATTGTGTGCATTTTGCATCAGCTTTTGCAACATTATCAAGAATGGTAGGAATTCCAAGTAGAGTAGTTACGGGTTTTTTAGGTAAAAAAGAGAATATGTATAAAAATTTTTTAGTAATTAGAGCAAAAGATTCGCATGCGTGGGTTGAGGTGTATTTAAAAAACAAAGGATGGATTAGGATTGACCCTACTATTTTTGCTTATAAAGAAATTAAAACAACAAATAAAAAAGATATAAAGAAAGAAAATATAGTAGAAAATAAAGTAAAACCTCTTTCAAAAGAAATGCTTTATTTAATGTATATAAGATTTACAATTGAAGAGTGGGTATTAAATTATAATTTTTTTAAGCAACAAAGATTATTGAAATATTTACAAAATAAAGAATTTTTATTAAAAGCTATTTCTATTTTTTTAGTATTTGTTTTTTTAGTTATTTTAGTTGTTTATCTTACAAATAAGAAAAAGATAGATATTGAAGATAAGTTAATCGAAAAACTTCTAAGAGTTTTAGAAAAAGATAAAAAAAGAGGCCATCAAACAATTTACGCATATTTAAAATCATTTAATGATAATAAATTAGATAAAATAAATATTATTTACAATAAATTAAAATTTTATAAAAAAAGCCAGAAAGATATAAAAACCTTAATAAGATTAATAAATGAATATCTTAAATCAAAATAG
- a CDS encoding DUF58 domain-containing protein, whose product MKLLEQFFDIRIKKSKYFYLLLVYIFFLFSAAYVHNNNIAYIVLFFTISFLFINLFLGRKNIKNIKLIPLSYERAFANTPFKYKFLLQGEGFDIHIHNKVIPILEKKEVIDLEYKFKKRGEFEIKDEIIYSFYPLRIIKFLKKVPINKKIIVYPQIKGKSLDDTFFKSKDLLGQRDDFEGLKSYEIGDSLSLIHWGSFAKGEIASKKFSFLNESKNLIFDIDNIDGDLEFKLSQLTKWVIEAYKKGYNFKVKLKNIYLDSKVGIDEILKKLALY is encoded by the coding sequence ATGAAATTATTAGAGCAGTTTTTTGATATAAGAATAAAAAAGAGTAAATATTTTTATCTTTTATTAGTTTATATTTTCTTTCTCTTCTCTGCCGCATATGTTCATAATAACAATATTGCTTATATAGTTTTATTTTTTACAATCTCATTTTTATTTATTAATCTTTTTTTAGGTAGAAAAAATATAAAAAATATAAAATTAATTCCTTTATCTTATGAAAGAGCTTTTGCTAATACTCCTTTTAAGTATAAGTTTTTACTTCAAGGAGAGGGATTTGATATTCATATTCATAATAAAGTTATTCCTATTTTAGAAAAAAAAGAAGTAATTGATTTAGAGTATAAATTTAAGAAAAGAGGAGAATTTGAAATAAAAGATGAGATTATTTATAGTTTTTATCCATTAAGAATAATTAAATTTTTAAAAAAAGTTCCTATTAATAAAAAAATTATTGTATATCCACAAATTAAAGGAAAATCATTAGATGATACTTTTTTTAAATCAAAAGACCTCTTAGGTCAAAGAGATGATTTTGAAGGTCTTAAAAGTTATGAAATAGGAGATAGTTTAAGTTTAATTCATTGGGGGAGTTTTGCAAAAGGTGAGATAGCTTCAAAAAAATTTAGTTTTTTAAATGAGAGTAAAAACTTAATTTTTGATATTGATAATATTGATGGTGATTTAGAGTTTAAACTATCTCAACTTACAAAATGGGTAATTGAAGCGTATAAGAAAGGATATAACTTTAAAGTTAAATTAAAAAATATCTATTTAGATTCTAAGGTAGGAATTGATGAAATACTTAAAAAACTTGCTCTATATTGA
- a CDS encoding AAA family ATPase gives MQEIIREIEKVIKGKEDKIKVILATFFAGGHILLEDIPGVGKTTIAKTIAKVLGLEFNRVQFTSDLLPSDILGVNYFDIELKKFVFKKGPIFTEIFLADEINRASPKTQSALLEAMEERQISIDGNRFSLSEDFFVIATQNPLEDVGTFPLPISQIDRFMVSLSIGYPDRESEKMILKRDSIPLLNNFKSKIKEYKKKAKEIYVDDKIIEIILNILNFTRSNLFEYGLSTRAGISIVDMAKSWALINEREYVIDEDVVEILPYVATHRLIPKNKTINIIDEIIRAVF, from the coding sequence GTGCAAGAAATTATAAGAGAAATAGAGAAAGTTATAAAAGGAAAAGAAGATAAAATAAAAGTAATTTTAGCTACTTTTTTTGCAGGCGGTCATATTTTGCTTGAAGATATTCCAGGGGTTGGAAAAACAACAATTGCAAAAACAATTGCAAAAGTTTTAGGTTTGGAGTTTAATAGAGTACAATTTACATCAGATTTGCTTCCCTCAGATATTTTAGGAGTTAATTATTTTGATATTGAACTTAAAAAGTTTGTATTTAAAAAAGGTCCTATTTTTACAGAAATATTTTTGGCAGATGAGATAAATCGGGCAAGTCCAAAGACTCAAAGTGCTTTACTTGAAGCGATGGAAGAGAGACAAATTAGTATTGATGGAAATAGATTTAGTTTGAGTGAAGATTTTTTTGTAATTGCTACTCAAAATCCTCTTGAAGATGTTGGGACTTTTCCTTTACCTATTTCTCAGATTGATAGATTTATGGTTTCTTTATCTATTGGGTATCCTGATAGAGAAAGTGAGAAAATGATTTTAAAAAGGGATTCAATTCCTCTTCTTAATAATTTTAAGAGTAAAATTAAAGAATATAAGAAAAAAGCAAAAGAAATTTATGTAGATGATAAAATCATAGAAATTATCTTAAATATTTTAAATTTTACAAGAAGTAATCTTTTTGAATATGGTCTATCAACAAGGGCTGGTATTAGTATAGTTGATATGGCTAAATCTTGGGCTTTAATAAATGAAAGAGAATATGTGATTGATGAGGATGTAGTAGAAATTTTACCATATGTAGCTACTCATAGATTGATTCCTAAAAATAAAACAATAAATATTATAGATGAAATTATTAGAGCAGTTTTTTGA
- a CDS encoding menaquinone biosynthesis decarboxylase: MRLDELKEFIEVIDTPLDVNLEIPHLAYIEAKKKNPKILMFTNPIEGDKKFDIPVVMNIFANDEVVKRIFGKELDLIAGEIESLIKMKPPKTLSDKLKMFGKLFALKNTIPKTTKNAECQYYVKQGEAVNLFDLPILKTWGLDGGKFITMGQVYTKSIDGEIRNVGMYRLQIYDKNRLGLHWQIHKDSAHLFWEYKKANKKMPVSIAIGGDPLYTWCATAPMPPGVFELMLYGFIRGENPKLVKCITNDLEVPFDSDIVIEGWCDVNEMEIEGMFGDHTGYYTLKKPFPVLNVSCITTKKDPVYYATVVGKPPLEDKYMGYATERIFLPLLKTTSPDLIDYAMPENGVFHNLILAKISPRYPGHSMQIMHSLWGVGQMSFVKHAIFVGDDAPPLRDYENLTRYILNNFDKSKVLISKGIVDELDHSSIEELVGGKLGVDITNGKWTMENGKFVDKNLNILSDEELLKEMKSLDESILDVRQYFTDTLNPICVIKFEKTKSAKEIFQKLKVLKNHLRIVVFINTDEIDNLYMLVWRVTNNIDALRDVWIDEIVGIDGSNKNSLDGFDREWPPDVDVDEKVIKKLFDLGLIKDITKEELIKYQILEK, encoded by the coding sequence ATGAGACTTGATGAGCTAAAAGAATTTATTGAAGTTATAGATACACCTCTTGATGTAAATCTTGAAATTCCTCATCTTGCATATATTGAAGCAAAAAAGAAAAATCCAAAAATTTTAATGTTTACAAATCCAATTGAAGGAGATAAAAAGTTTGATATTCCTGTTGTTATGAATATTTTTGCAAATGATGAGGTTGTTAAAAGAATTTTTGGTAAAGAATTAGATTTAATTGCAGGTGAGATAGAAAGTCTTATAAAAATGAAGCCTCCTAAAACTCTAAGTGATAAACTTAAAATGTTTGGAAAACTTTTTGCGTTAAAAAATACTATTCCAAAAACAACAAAAAATGCAGAGTGTCAATATTATGTTAAGCAGGGTGAAGCAGTAAATCTATTTGATTTGCCAATTTTAAAAACTTGGGGCTTAGATGGGGGTAAATTTATTACAATGGGTCAAGTTTATACAAAAAGTATTGATGGTGAAATAAGAAATGTTGGAATGTATAGACTTCAAATATATGATAAAAATAGACTTGGGCTTCATTGGCAAATTCATAAAGACTCAGCCCATCTTTTTTGGGAGTATAAAAAAGCAAATAAAAAAATGCCTGTAAGTATTGCAATTGGAGGGGACCCTCTTTATACTTGGTGTGCAACAGCCCCAATGCCTCCGGGTGTGTTTGAGCTTATGCTATATGGATTTATAAGAGGTGAAAATCCAAAGTTAGTTAAGTGTATTACTAATGATTTAGAAGTACCATTTGATAGTGATATTGTAATTGAAGGATGGTGTGATGTAAATGAGATGGAAATTGAGGGGATGTTTGGAGACCATACAGGATATTATACTTTAAAAAAGCCTTTTCCTGTTTTAAATGTGAGTTGTATTACTACAAAAAAAGACCCAGTCTATTATGCTACCGTTGTAGGAAAACCTCCTCTTGAAGATAAATATATGGGATATGCTACTGAGAGAATATTTTTGCCACTATTAAAAACTACCTCACCTGATTTGATAGATTATGCAATGCCAGAAAATGGAGTTTTTCATAATCTAATTTTAGCTAAAATATCTCCAAGATATCCAGGGCATAGTATGCAAATAATGCATAGTTTATGGGGAGTAGGGCAGATGAGCTTTGTAAAACACGCTATATTTGTAGGAGATGATGCTCCACCTCTTAGAGACTATGAAAATTTAACAAGATATATTTTAAATAATTTTGATAAAAGTAAAGTTTTAATAAGTAAGGGAATAGTTGATGAACTTGACCATTCAAGTATTGAAGAACTTGTTGGTGGTAAGCTTGGGGTAGATATTACAAATGGAAAATGGACAATGGAAAATGGAAAATTTGTAGATAAAAATTTAAATATTTTAAGTGATGAAGAGTTATTAAAAGAAATGAAAAGTTTAGATGAGAGTATTTTAGATGTAAGACAATATTTTACTGATACTTTAAATCCAATTTGTGTAATTAAGTTTGAGAAAACAAAATCAGCAAAAGAAATTTTTCAAAAATTAAAAGTGTTAAAAAATCATTTAAGAATAGTTGTTTTTATTAATACTGATGAGATTGATAATTTGTATATGCTTGTGTGGAGAGTTACAAATAATATTGATGCACTTAGAGATGTTTGGATTGATGAGATTGTAGGAATTGATGGAAGTAACAAAAATAGTTTAGATGGATTTGATAGAGAGTGGCCACCTGATGTTGATGTTGATGAGAAAGTGATTAAAAAACTTTTTGATTTAGGCTTAATAAAAGATATAACAAAAGAAGAATTAATTAAATATCAAATATTGGAAAAATAG
- a CDS encoding SixA phosphatase family protein, which translates to MKLLFIRHSLAVDREEFIGHDFDRPLTEKGKKRARKFFRVIKKIYPHIDIIITSKAKRALQTAEILKEFYDCEFEITSKLYPGANINDLKEVLEEKVGIIAIVGHEPDLSEMIKSIMHAPNLKIKLQKPSLVEIEENVIKGLFQYKHFRELNE; encoded by the coding sequence ATGAAACTACTATTTATAAGACATTCATTAGCAGTTGATAGAGAAGAATTTATTGGTCACGATTTTGATAGACCTTTAACAGAAAAAGGTAAAAAAAGGGCAAGAAAATTTTTTAGAGTAATAAAAAAAATTTATCCACACATAGATATAATTATAACTTCAAAAGCTAAAAGAGCACTTCAAACAGCTGAGATTTTAAAAGAGTTTTATGATTGTGAGTTTGAAATAACTTCAAAGCTTTATCCAGGTGCTAATATTAATGACTTAAAAGAAGTGTTAGAAGAAAAAGTTGGAATAATTGCAATTGTAGGGCATGAACCAGACCTAAGTGAAATGATAAAGTCTATAATGCATGCTCCAAATTTGAAAATAAAATTACAAAAACCTTCGTTAGTAGAAATTGAAGAGAATGTAATTAAGGGGCTTTTTCAGTATAAACATTTTAGGGAGTTAAATGAATAA
- a CDS encoding class I SAM-dependent rRNA methyltransferase — MRVEINKESYKKLQRRFPWVYKNEIVNFPECNAGDIVDLVYRDEYVATAFFNPLSKISARVISFEKEKINKDFFKKRIEKAIKKRENIPSNSYRLIHSEADLLPGLIVDKYGDNLVVSFTTAGMDNFKGIIVEILIKLLNAKGIYEKGDNIRIKEGLEVVNQTLYGNVDDEFIIEENNKKFLTYLKEGQKTGFFLDQRKNRKIIGEYGDKKTLDLFANAGGFGIYANAKYTKFVEISALACSQIEKNCELNNLKNYEIVRMDVFKFLEKEKEIYDLIIIDPPAFAKNKKARNGAIKGWKYLIVNSLKLLEDGGYLALFSCSHSITSKDLLDLALSSSIIDNSNLEVIEFLKQDIDHPYVLSVPNSLYLTGILLRKWK, encoded by the coding sequence TTGAGAGTTGAAATTAATAAAGAAAGTTATAAGAAGCTTCAAAGAAGATTTCCTTGGGTTTATAAAAATGAGATAGTAAATTTTCCTGAATGTAATGCTGGGGATATTGTAGATTTGGTATATAGAGATGAATATGTAGCTACTGCATTTTTTAATCCTTTAAGTAAAATTTCTGCAAGAGTTATTAGTTTTGAAAAAGAAAAAATTAATAAAGATTTTTTTAAAAAAAGAATTGAGAAGGCTATTAAAAAAAGAGAAAATATACCCTCAAACTCATATCGATTAATTCACTCAGAAGCTGATTTACTGCCTGGTCTTATTGTTGATAAGTATGGAGATAATTTGGTTGTGAGTTTTACAACTGCTGGGATGGATAATTTTAAGGGCATTATAGTTGAGATTTTAATTAAGCTTTTAAATGCAAAAGGGATTTATGAAAAAGGCGATAATATTAGAATTAAAGAAGGGCTTGAAGTTGTAAATCAGACTTTATATGGAAATGTAGATGATGAATTTATAATTGAAGAAAATAATAAAAAGTTTTTAACTTATCTAAAAGAAGGACAAAAAACAGGATTTTTCCTTGACCAAAGAAAAAATAGAAAGATAATAGGAGAGTATGGAGATAAAAAAACACTTGATTTATTTGCAAATGCAGGTGGTTTTGGAATTTATGCAAATGCTAAATATACTAAGTTTGTTGAAATTTCTGCTCTTGCTTGTTCTCAGATAGAAAAAAATTGTGAGCTTAATAACTTAAAAAATTATGAAATAGTAAGAATGGATGTATTTAAATTTTTAGAAAAAGAAAAAGAGATATATGATTTAATTATTATTGACCCACCAGCTTTTGCTAAAAATAAAAAAGCAAGAAATGGGGCAATTAAGGGGTGGAAATATTTGATTGTAAATTCTCTAAAACTTCTTGAAGATGGAGGGTATTTAGCACTTTTTAGCTGTTCGCATTCTATTACAAGTAAAGATTTACTTGATTTAGCACTTTCAAGTAGTATAATTGATAACTCAAATTTAGAAGTAATTGAATTTTTAAAACAAGATATTGATCATCCTTATGTTTTAAGTGTTCCAAATTCATTATATCTTACAGGAATTTTATTAAGGAAGTGGAAATGA
- the cas2 gene encoding CRISPR-associated endonuclease Cas2 — MKKDYNFNYVFLMYDIADEESESGKNRVSKVFKICKKYLSHHQKSVFRGEITPSKLLKLQKELEKVIDKELDFISIIKLKNKSSFLETTLGNKDNDLFL; from the coding sequence ATGAAAAAAGATTATAACTTTAATTATGTTTTTTTAATGTATGATATTGCAGATGAAGAGAGTGAGAGTGGCAAAAATAGAGTAAGTAAAGTATTTAAAATTTGTAAAAAATATCTCTCACATCATCAAAAATCAGTTTTTAGAGGTGAGATTACTCCATCAAAACTTTTAAAACTTCAAAAAGAACTTGAAAAAGTTATCGATAAAGAGCTTGATTTTATAAGCATAATAAAATTGAAAAACAAATCATCTTTTTTAGAAACTACATTAGGCAATAAAGACAACGATTTATTTTTATAA